In Butyricicoccus intestinisimiae, the DNA window TGTATCAGCATCCGCTGTATTCGTCAAGAACTTAACAAAAAAATGCAAACAATCCCCTTGTAATTGCACATGGGGTGGAGTAGGATGGAACACGGACATTTTAATAAAAAGAGGTTGAATCATGAAACAAAAAAATCTCATCGGCTTGACACTGCCGGCGCTGCTTTGCACTCTGCTGTGGGGCAGTGCTTTTCCCGCGGTCAAGTCGGGCTATGCGCTGTTTGGCATCGGGGACGAAGCGGCGTGCAAATTGTTTTTTGCCGGCTGGCGGTTCATGCTGGCGGGCGTTGCGGTGCTTGTGATTTCGGTTATCACGAGCCGCAAGCTGGTTGTTCCGACAAGAGCGCAGTGGCCGGGCATTTTGCTGCTGGGTCTTGTGCAGACGACCGTGCAGTATGTATTTTTCTATATCGGATTGTCGCACACAACCGGCGTCAAGGGCTCGGTTATTTCTGCGATGGCGACGTTTTTCGCCGTGGGCATCTCGCACTGTCTGTTTGCCGATGACCGGCTCAATATGCCGAAGGCAATGGGATGCGTGCTCGGATTTGCCGGCGTGCTGATTATCACGCTGAGTTCGCTGGACGGCTTGAGCGGCGGGGTGTCGCTGACCGGAGAAGGCTTTATGTTCCTCGCCGCGGCGGCGTCCGGCAGCGGCGCAGTCATCAGCAAATTTGCCGCAAAGGGACAATCTCCGATGGTCGTCACGGGCTGGCAGCTGACGATTGGCGGTGCCGTGCTGCTGCTGGCAGGAATTGTCGGCGGCGGACATTTTCAGACGGTTTCTCCGCAGGCATTTTGCCTGCTCGGCTATTTGATTTTTCTCTCTGCCGCGGCATTTACCGTTTGGACGTGGCTGCTCAAGCGCTATCCGGTAGGCAAGGTCTCCGTGTATAATTTTCTGGTGCCGGTGTTTGGTTCGCTGATGTCCGGTGTCGTGCTCGGTGAAACCGTGTTTACGGTTCGAAATATGCTGTCTCTGCTGCTAGTATGCGCCGGAATTGTACTTGTTAACCGCAAAAAAGAACAAAAACAAGGATAAAAAATCCGGAAATCTCTCGGTCGGGAGATTTCCGGATTTTGGCTTATTGGCAGCCGAACTTGTGAGCATAGGCGCGATATTCCTCCGCCGTCATGGCAGGATGAAAATCAGACAGCAAGGCTTGGGCTTGGGCGGCATGGTCGCACAGCAGATGATACAGCGTCAGTGCGGCGAGCTTGGCCGGATACAGATAGGCCTTTTCCTTGTCTGTGATGCGGAAATCCGCCCCGTGCAGCGTGCCGGAAAATCCGCCGTATGTAAAGTTGACAATTGGCATTCGATGCGACAAGTCGCCGACATCGGTGGAGGCAGCGTTGTGTACAGATGGATTTACCGGCTCATAGGTCGCGGGCAGCAGCTTCGCGGCATCTGTCAGTGCCTGACATGGCTGCGCCGGTATGGTCGGCAGATAGCCCATGTCATCTTGTATGGAAATCTCTGCGCCAAACGCATACGCGGCACCGCGATATGCGCGGTTGATTTGTTCATTGACCGTCTGCAAGGCGTCCCACGTTTTTGCGCGCACCTGCAAATCGACAGTGACCTCGTGCGGCACGACATTGATGGCACAGTCTCCCATGCGAACAATTTCTCCGATGCGAATACAGTCTTGGTCGCGGAAGGTGCTGCGCAGCATGCCAATGGCGCTGCGGGCAAGCGTCACGACGTCCAGCGCATTGATGCCGTTTTCCGGCGCAATGGCTGTGTGAGAGGCTCTGCCCTTGATGTGAATGAGCTTGGACAAAAATCCGCTGGTCGAGTTGCAGCCGAGCAGAAAATCCGACTGACAGGGAACCATGTGTGCATGCGTTGTGATAGCGGCGTCGATGTCATCAAACGCGCCGCGCAGCAGCAGCTCCGGCTTTCCGCCGCAGCATGTGGCGATGCCGGAGCTTCGCAGCTGCTCCAAACGGTTCATCGGCACGTGTTCCTCACATGGTACGGCGAAAAATACGGCGCGGCCGGTGAGAGCAGCGGCAACTTCCGGCTGACTGAGTGCCAAGGCAGCACCGGCAAGCGCGGTCAGCTGCATGTGATGCCCGCAGGCGTGCGACATGCCGGTTTTGGGTACGGCGAGCGGATGTTCCGGACTGCGGATGCCGTCCAATTCGCCGATCAGGCAGACGGAGGGAGCGGCGCTGCCGAGCGATGCCTTGACGCCGGTGTTGGCAAGTCCGGTTTGCACGTCCATCCCGCACGATTGCAGCCAATCCGCGACTTTTCCGGCGGTGCGGTGCTCGGTATAGCCAAGCTCCGCGTGGGAATATATATCTTCGGCAAAAGCAATGAGCTGCTGCGCGTGTGCGTCAATGCAGCCGCAAATGCGTTGTTCTGTTTCGTTCATAAAAAATCCTCGCATCTCAATGAAAAAAGTAGGTAAATTCAGTATACCGCAGGACAAAACCAGTTGCAAGGCAAAGAAGAAGGCGTATAATAGGCGTATACTATAGATATGCTGTACAGACAGGAGAAAACAAATGAAGTATTGTTATGAATGCGGTGTGCCGCTGACAGAAAAATATTTGGAACGCGAGGGAATGGTACAGTATTGCCCGCAGTGCAAGCAGTTCCGATTCCCGATTTTTAATACAGCAGTGAGCATGGAGGTGCTCAGTCCGGACAAAACACAGGTGCTGCTCATTCAGCAGTACGGCAAGCAGCGCAATATTTTGGTTGCCGGATATGTCAACCGCGGAGAAGCGGCGGAGAAAACCGTTGCGCGGGAAGTGAAAGAGGAAGTCGGTTTGGACGTATGCGACATTCACTTTAACACCAGCCAGTTTTTTGAGCCGAGCAACACCTTGATGCTGAACTTTTCCTGTGTTGCAACGACACAAGACCTCAGCCACATGACGGATGAAGTGGACAAAGCAAAATGGTTTTCCTTCGCGGACGCGCGGGAAGCCATTGCGCCCAACAGCTTGGCGCAAAAATTCTTGCTGACATTTTTGGAAAAACATGCTGTTAACCAAAACTGTTGACAAGGTTGACAATGCCGTGTATACTATCCTTGTTCGACAAAATAAATGTTAGGTGGTACGACATGGAACAGAAACAAAGTAAGACAAATGTACGAGAAATGGCTCTGATCGCGCTGATGGCGGCAGTTACCTGCATTTTAGGCCCGCTGTCGGTTCCGATTGGCGTCGTTCCGATCTCGCTGACCAATTTTGCCATTTATCTGGCGATTTATGTACTGGGCTGCCGGCGCGGCACGATTAGCTATATTGTGTATCTGCTGCTCGGCTTGGTTGGTCTGCCGGTCTTTTCCGGCTTCAGCAGCGGCGTTGGCAAGCTGTTTGGACCGACCGGAGGATACCTGATCGGCTTTATCTTTATGGCACTGATTTGCGGATTTGCGATTGACCGTTTTGAGGCAAAGCTGATTCCGAGCATGATCGGCATGATTCTTGGCACCATCGTGTGCTATCTGTTTGGCACGGGCTGGCTGGCTTATCAGGCCGGCATGACGTTTTATCAGGCGTTGGCAGCAGGTGTTCTGCCGTTCATCGTCGGTGATCTGGTTAAGATGGTAATTTGCGCGGTGGTTGGCCCGCAGATTCGCCGCAGACTGGAACAGGCGGGACTCGTTCACTGAGCAAGCAACCGATTTTTGATAGATTTTGGCACAGAAAAAGACGGGCTGCATGATGCAGTCCGTCTTTTTTTGGTATTGATATTAAAGAACTTAGTCCTCGGCGCGGCCGAACTCGGACAGCTGGAGACCTTCGTTTTTGTCCAGTGCCCAGTTGAGATTCCACATGCTGGTAAACAGCAGCAGATAGCGTCCGCGGTAGTCCTGCACAATCTTGGAGTCCGAAGTGATTTTCAGCTCGTCCGGCTGGAAATCCTCGTTTTCAATCCAGCGCAGGTGCTGATACGGCAGGTTTTCCATGATGATGTCCACGCGGTATTCGTTTTTGAGGCGATACTCCAAAACTTCCAGCTGGAGGACGCCGACAACGCCGACAATGACTTCCTCCATACCGGTGTGCGGCTCTTGGAAAATCTGAATGGCACCTTCCTGTGCAATCTGTTCCATGCCCTTGATGAACTGCTTGCGCTTCATGGTGTCTTTCTGGCGAATACGGCAGAATACTTCCGGCGCAAACGTCGGAATGCCGGAATACTTACAGTCAAAGCCCGGCGTGCATACGGTGTCACCGATGGAGAAAATGCCGGGATCAAATACACCGATGATGTCACCGGCATAGGCCTCGTCGATAATCGCGCGATCCTGCGCCATGATTTGCTGCGGCTGTGCCAGCTGCATTTTCTTGCCGGCCTGTACATGATAGACGTCCATGCCCTTTTCGAATTTGCCGGAGCAAATGCGCATGAATGCCACGCGGTCGCGGTGCGCCTTGTTCATGTTTGCCTGAATTTTGAATACGAAAGCGGAAAAATGCTCGTCAAACGGATCAATGATTTCGCCCTTGGACATGCGCGCGGTCGGCGGCGGAGTCATCTCCAAGAAGTACTGCAAAAACGGCTCAACGCCGAAGTTGGTCAGTGCGGAACCGAAGAATACCGGCGACAGCGTGCCGGCGTGTACGCGGTCCATGTCAAATTCCTCACCGGCGCCGCCGAGCAGCTCAATGTCATCCTGCAGGGTCTCCCAAAGACGCTCGCCGACCATCGGCTCCAGCTTCGGATCGTCCGGCTGGTAAATGGTAACCTTGGCTTCCTTGGTGCCGGAGACGGAAGCGGCCTCAAACGCCATGATATGGTTTTTCTGACGGTCATAGACGCCCTTGAATTCCTTGCCGCAGCCGATTGGCCAGTTGACGGCATAGGTGTCAATGCCCAGCTCCTTTTCCAGCTCGTCGAGCAGGTCATACGGGTCGCGGGACTCCAAGTCCATCTTGTTGATAAAAGTGAAAATCGGGATACCGCGCATGGAGCAGACCTTGAACAGCTTGCGGGTCTGTGCCTCGACGCCCTTGGATGCGTCGATAACCATGATTGCGGAGTCCGCAGCCATCAGGGTGCGGTAGGTGTCCTCAGAGAAGTCCTGATGACCCGGGGTATCCAGAATGTTGATGCAGTGTCCGCCGTATTCAAACTGAAGTACAGAGGACGTGACCGAGATGCCGCGCTGCTTCTCAATTTCCATCCAGTCGGAAACGGCGTGACGCGTATTCTTCTTGCCCTTTACGGTACCGGCGAGCTGAATTGCTCCGCCGTACAGCAGGAATTTCTCTGTAATGGTCGTTTTGCCGGCATCCGGATGCGAAATAATCGCAAACGTGCGGCGCTTTGTGATTTCTGACTTTAAATCTGACAAAAGAAAAAACCTCCGATCAGCCATTGTTCGTATAAAAAAAGCGCCGGACAATATGCAGGCGCATACAAATATATATTATCATAGATCCGAATGGGAAACAATGATTTGTTTGGAGAAAAAAAGACAAAAAAGCGGCGCGTCGATTGGTAGGAATTCGACGCGCCATACAGTAAAGAGAGAGATATATGAAAGCACAGAATGGGAAAACTGTGCGGTGGCAGGCTATCAACCTGAAGCTCTTGGATTGGAAACCTGTGTGTTTCCCGCTCCCTTGAGCTTGACTATAGTATATCACAAAAAGACAGAAAAACAATGGACAGGATACATAAAATACACAAAATGAAACTGGCTTTTGTGTATCAAGTTAAACAATTGTCTTTATGCCGCGGACAATTTGTCCGTTGTGTATTCGTCAAATGTCCGTTGTTTTTTGCAGAAAGCTGTGATAAGATAAGGAAAATCGCGGAAAAAGGAGATTTGTATGAATATTCAGATATTTGGCAAGAGCAAATGCTTTGATACAAAAAAAGCCGAGCGCTATTTTAAGGAACGTCGCATCAAGTACCAAATGGTAGATCTCGTGCGTTACGGCATGAGCAAGGGCGAGTTTACCTCCGTGTGCCGCGCAGTCGGTCTCGAAGCAATGATTGACCCGAAGGCAAAGGATCCCGATGCTGCGATGCTGCCATATCTTGCTTCCGATGAAGCCAAGATGGAAAAGCTGCTGGATAATCCAAAGCTGCTCCAGACACCGATTGTGCGCAATGGCAAGCAGGCAACGGTTGGATTCTGTCCGGATGTGTGGAAAACATGGGAATGAGCGAGAGAGTGCCGTCCTTTGTGACGGAATCATGCGATGTGTGGACGGCGCTGCAGCGGGAAACGCGTCCGATTTGTCTGTACGGCATGGGAGACGGCGCAGAAAAAATTCTGCGCGTATGTGAGCAGAGAAGCATTCCGATTGCGGGCATTTTTGCCTCGGATGAATTTGTGCGCGGACACAGCTTTGCGGGCTTTGTCGTAAAAAAGCGCGCGGATCTCGAACAGGAACTGGGAGATTTTGTCGCTGTGATTGCGTTTGCATCGAGCAGACCGGAGGTATTGGCACTGTTTGATG includes these proteins:
- a CDS encoding DMT family transporter, with translation MKQKNLIGLTLPALLCTLLWGSAFPAVKSGYALFGIGDEAACKLFFAGWRFMLAGVAVLVISVITSRKLVVPTRAQWPGILLLGLVQTTVQYVFFYIGLSHTTGVKGSVISAMATFFAVGISHCLFADDRLNMPKAMGCVLGFAGVLIITLSSLDGLSGGVSLTGEGFMFLAAAASGSGAVISKFAAKGQSPMVVTGWQLTIGGAVLLLAGIVGGGHFQTVSPQAFCLLGYLIFLSAAAFTVWTWLLKRYPVGKVSVYNFLVPVFGSLMSGVVLGETVFTVRNMLSLLLVCAGIVLVNRKKEQKQG
- a CDS encoding NAD(+) diphosphatase, whose translation is MKYCYECGVPLTEKYLEREGMVQYCPQCKQFRFPIFNTAVSMEVLSPDKTQVLLIQQYGKQRNILVAGYVNRGEAAEKTVAREVKEEVGLDVCDIHFNTSQFFEPSNTLMLNFSCVATTQDLSHMTDEVDKAKWFSFADAREAIAPNSLAQKFLLTFLEKHAVNQNC
- a CDS encoding peptide chain release factor 3, which produces MSDLKSEITKRRTFAIISHPDAGKTTITEKFLLYGGAIQLAGTVKGKKNTRHAVSDWMEIEKQRGISVTSSVLQFEYGGHCINILDTPGHQDFSEDTYRTLMAADSAIMVIDASKGVEAQTRKLFKVCSMRGIPIFTFINKMDLESRDPYDLLDELEKELGIDTYAVNWPIGCGKEFKGVYDRQKNHIMAFEAASVSGTKEAKVTIYQPDDPKLEPMVGERLWETLQDDIELLGGAGEEFDMDRVHAGTLSPVFFGSALTNFGVEPFLQYFLEMTPPPTARMSKGEIIDPFDEHFSAFVFKIQANMNKAHRDRVAFMRICSGKFEKGMDVYHVQAGKKMQLAQPQQIMAQDRAIIDEAYAGDIIGVFDPGIFSIGDTVCTPGFDCKYSGIPTFAPEVFCRIRQKDTMKRKQFIKGMEQIAQEGAIQIFQEPHTGMEEVIVGVVGVLQLEVLEYRLKNEYRVDIIMENLPYQHLRWIENEDFQPDELKITSDSKIVQDYRGRYLLLFTSMWNLNWALDKNEGLQLSEFGRAED
- a CDS encoding amidohydrolase gives rise to the protein MNETEQRICGCIDAHAQQLIAFAEDIYSHAELGYTEHRTAGKVADWLQSCGMDVQTGLANTGVKASLGSAAPSVCLIGELDGIRSPEHPLAVPKTGMSHACGHHMQLTALAGAALALSQPEVAAALTGRAVFFAVPCEEHVPMNRLEQLRSSGIATCCGGKPELLLRGAFDDIDAAITTHAHMVPCQSDFLLGCNSTSGFLSKLIHIKGRASHTAIAPENGINALDVVTLARSAIGMLRSTFRDQDCIRIGEIVRMGDCAINVVPHEVTVDLQVRAKTWDALQTVNEQINRAYRGAAYAFGAEISIQDDMGYLPTIPAQPCQALTDAAKLLPATYEPVNPSVHNAASTDVGDLSHRMPIVNFTYGGFSGTLHGADFRITDKEKAYLYPAKLAALTLYHLLCDHAAQAQALLSDFHPAMTAEEYRAYAHKFGCQ
- a CDS encoding arsenate reductase family protein; the encoded protein is MNIQIFGKSKCFDTKKAERYFKERRIKYQMVDLVRYGMSKGEFTSVCRAVGLEAMIDPKAKDPDAAMLPYLASDEAKMEKLLDNPKLLQTPIVRNGKQATVGFCPDVWKTWE
- a CDS encoding biotin transporter BioY, which gives rise to MEQKQSKTNVREMALIALMAAVTCILGPLSVPIGVVPISLTNFAIYLAIYVLGCRRGTISYIVYLLLGLVGLPVFSGFSSGVGKLFGPTGGYLIGFIFMALICGFAIDRFEAKLIPSMIGMILGTIVCYLFGTGWLAYQAGMTFYQALAAGVLPFIVGDLVKMVICAVVGPQIRRRLEQAGLVH